Within the Aquabacterium sp. A3 genome, the region ATGTGTTGTCATCGGCGCAGACGGTGCAGCGGCTGCGGCCTTTGGCAGCGTGGCTGGCCAGCGCCAGTGACGACGATCTGTGGCTTCAAGACACCCACCGTTTACCGGCCCCGCTGGCCAGCTTGCGGTGGCGCGCCCGCCGGTTCGCCTTGTCGCACCTGCAACCGCTGGCCGCTGACGGTGATGCCTCATCCATGCATGCCCCGGGCACCGAGGGGCCGCATGGCGAGCGCTTTCAGGCCATGCTGGCCGAAGCAGGGCGCCAGGGCTGGCTCAGTTGTTACCTGCCGCACCCCTTGGGGAGCATGTCGTGGCGCGCCTGGCCCCATGCCATCGCATGGCAGGCCAGCGTGGTGGTGGAAGAGTTCGGTGCGGTCGATGGCGGTTTGATGCAGGTGCTGTCGGCGCATCACCTGGGCAGCATGCCGGTGATCCTTTCCGGTCATGTTCGTCAGATATGGCGCATCCTCCGGCCGGTGTACCGCGCTTGTCTGGCGGGAGCGCCGAGCTTGATGGCCTATGCCATCACCGAGCCCCATGCAGGGTCTGATGTCGAGCATGGCCCAGGTGCGGCCACGATGAAACCCGGGGTGGTGGCACGCCGTGTGCCGGGCGGATGGCGGCTGACCGGGCACAAGTGCCACGTCAGTGGTGGTGATCTGGCCCAGGCCTTCACGGTGTTTGCGGCGCTCGAGGGCGAGGACATGCGCTCGTGGACGTGCTTTCTGGTGCGTGAGCAGCCGGCTGTGACGCGTTTGCGCAACGAAGACAAGCTGGGTTTGCGCGCCTCTGGCACCACGGCTTTGTCGTTTGACGGCGCCTTCGTGCCCGATGCCGACGTGATCGGGCCCTTGCGAGGTGGGTGGGCCATCAACCGCACCACCCTGACCTGCTCGCGCATACCGGTGGGGGCCATGGCCTTGGGGATGGCCCGCGCGGCCACCCAGATCGCCTTGCAGTTTGCCCGCACACGAGGCCTGGGGCGTCATCGCCTGATGGACCGGCAAGACGTGCAGTTGAGGCTGGCGGCCATGGTGTCAGAGGTGCGGGCCATGCGGGGCCTGTTGTGGCACGAGGCCCGTCATGCCTGGCATCCCGGGGCGTTTCATGCCTCACTGAGCAAGTCGTGGGCCACCGAGCGCGCGCAGGTGGTGGTGGAGCAGGCCATGGACCTGGTCGGCGAGTGGGGCGTGCACGGTGCGCATGGCCTGGAGCGCATCCTGCGCGATGTGCGGGTGACGCGCATCTTCGAAGGCACCACCGACATCAATCGCCTGGGCATGATCGAAGCCTGGGCCGAGCACCTGCGGCCAGAGGGCGCACATCAGGGCCCACCCGGGGTGTAAGGCGCGACGAATCGGCCGAAACACCGATGCCTGCTGGATTTTCTTGTGATCAAGCCGTGCTCGGGTGCTTGAAATATGTGCGAAGCGATGCACAATTAAGGCGCCCGGTTGTGCGGGTGCATCCACAATCCATCTTCATGAACAAGACCGACCTCATTGTGCGTTTGGCCGAGCAGCACGAGCTGTCCAAGGCCGAAGCTGGCCGCATCCTGGACACCCTGCTCGACACCGTGGTGGCCGCGGTGAAAAAGGGTGACCCCGTGACCATCCCTGGTTTCGGCACCTTCAAGCAGCATGCTCGCGCCGCCCGCACCGGCGTGAATCCCTCCACTGGTGAGAAGATCAAGATCGCTGCAGCCAAGCTGCCGAAGTTCTCGCCGGGCGCCACCTTCAAGGCGGCTGTCGACCCGAAGGCCGCTGCCAAGAAGGCCAGCGCCAAGGCTGCAGCCAAGCCTGCTGCCAAGCCCGCAGCAAAGAAGGCCGCCAAGCCTGCTGCCAAAAAAGCCAAGAAGTGATGGCTTGATGGGTCTTCCGGCGCCATGCCGGAA harbors:
- a CDS encoding acyl-CoA dehydrogenase family protein — protein: MGSETRPLGGMLPPHDVLSSAQTVQRLRPLAAWLASASDDDLWLQDTHRLPAPLASLRWRARRFALSHLQPLAADGDASSMHAPGTEGPHGERFQAMLAEAGRQGWLSCYLPHPLGSMSWRAWPHAIAWQASVVVEEFGAVDGGLMQVLSAHHLGSMPVILSGHVRQIWRILRPVYRACLAGAPSLMAYAITEPHAGSDVEHGPGAATMKPGVVARRVPGGWRLTGHKCHVSGGDLAQAFTVFAALEGEDMRSWTCFLVREQPAVTRLRNEDKLGLRASGTTALSFDGAFVPDADVIGPLRGGWAINRTTLTCSRIPVGAMALGMARAATQIALQFARTRGLGRHRLMDRQDVQLRLAAMVSEVRAMRGLLWHEARHAWHPGAFHASLSKSWATERAQVVVEQAMDLVGEWGVHGAHGLERILRDVRVTRIFEGTTDINRLGMIEAWAEHLRPEGAHQGPPGV
- a CDS encoding HU family DNA-binding protein; translation: MNKTDLIVRLAEQHELSKAEAGRILDTLLDTVVAAVKKGDPVTIPGFGTFKQHARAARTGVNPSTGEKIKIAAAKLPKFSPGATFKAAVDPKAAAKKASAKAAAKPAAKPAAKKAAKPAAKKAKK